One Verrucomicrobiaceae bacterium genomic window carries:
- a CDS encoding FAD-dependent oxidoreductase translates to MVPHSILILGGGCFGLTAALELRSRGWSVTLMDQGRLPQPDAASTDISKVVRMDYGVDAQHTAMGLASIEGWRRWNRAWGMDLYHEDGFLVMSREEMRPGSFEHDSFHYLMAQGHALRRMNASGLRQQHPAWNAEAYVDGYFNAVGGWVESGRAIAQLARDARSAGVVIHEEVKGARPIFQAGRCIGIESASGEVWSADLVLVATGAWTPEVLPHLQKVIRATAQTVFHFQPAQPEKWCAPHFPVWGADIAKTGWYGFPANADGIVKVANHGPGRPVLASEPRTLPDGEEERYRAFLRDTFPALAEAPVHSHRVCLYCDTFDGAFWIDHDREHAGLVVAAGDSGHAFKFTPVLGGIIADVVEGKANDWSARYRWREPTVSTGDGARASHS, encoded by the coding sequence ATGGTGCCTCATTCCATCCTGATTCTCGGTGGCGGTTGTTTCGGACTCACTGCGGCACTGGAGCTGCGCTCGCGGGGCTGGTCGGTGACGTTGATGGATCAAGGAAGGCTCCCACAGCCAGATGCGGCATCTACAGACATCAGCAAGGTCGTGCGCATGGATTACGGCGTCGATGCTCAGCACACGGCGATGGGGCTGGCCTCTATCGAAGGCTGGAGACGCTGGAATCGTGCTTGGGGCATGGATTTGTATCACGAGGATGGCTTCCTGGTCATGTCGCGGGAAGAAATGCGGCCTGGCAGTTTCGAGCATGATAGTTTTCACTATCTGATGGCTCAGGGGCATGCGCTGCGGCGTATGAATGCCTCAGGGCTTCGTCAGCAGCATCCCGCATGGAATGCTGAGGCCTATGTGGATGGTTATTTCAATGCAGTGGGCGGCTGGGTAGAGAGTGGGCGAGCGATCGCGCAGCTGGCTCGCGATGCCCGGAGTGCTGGTGTGGTGATTCACGAAGAGGTGAAGGGAGCGAGGCCGATATTCCAAGCTGGGCGCTGCATCGGTATTGAGTCTGCGAGCGGCGAGGTTTGGAGTGCGGACTTGGTTTTGGTCGCTACGGGTGCTTGGACGCCCGAGGTGCTGCCGCACCTTCAAAAAGTCATTCGGGCGACGGCGCAGACGGTTTTTCACTTTCAGCCCGCACAGCCAGAAAAGTGGTGTGCGCCGCATTTTCCGGTCTGGGGAGCAGACATAGCCAAAACGGGCTGGTATGGATTTCCGGCAAATGCGGATGGTATCGTCAAAGTGGCCAATCATGGCCCTGGACGGCCTGTTTTGGCCTCAGAGCCGCGAACGCTGCCGGATGGCGAGGAGGAGCGTTATCGGGCGTTTTTGCGTGACACCTTTCCGGCTCTCGCTGAGGCTCCTGTGCATAGTCACCGCGTGTGTTTGTATTGTGACACCTTCGATGGCGCTTTTTGGATCGACCATGATCGCGAGCATGCGGGGCTGGTCGTTGCAGCGGGGGATTCGGGCCATGCTTTCAAGTTCACGCCGGTGCTAGGCGGGATCATTGCGGATGTGGTCGAGGGCAAGGCCAATGACTGGAGCGCGCGCTACCGCTGGCGTGAGCCTACGGTGTCCACGGGTGATGGTGCGAGAGCATCTCACTCGTAA
- a CDS encoding NAD(P)-dependent oxidoreductase: protein MNKPQLTGQKIGFVGLGNMGRANARHLHAAGAEIVVWNRSEAPAQAAAALGMRRAASLPELAREIGPGVICINLTTTEVVEEVVFGTGGLHEGLHPEALIVDFGTTGVPQTRKFAERVHWVDSPVSGGQVGAEAATLTIMAGGSEADFQRALPIFQTVGKNITHMGPAGSGQVTKLANQLIVAQTIDAVAQALRLAELSGVDSALVRKALLGGFAESRILDLHGDRMVRRDFAPGGRAVLQLKDVRLMCELADSAGLDSPTLRNSLQQWEKFVHEKGHGDLDHSGLFRLYE from the coding sequence ATGAACAAACCCCAACTCACTGGACAAAAAATCGGATTCGTCGGCCTCGGCAACATGGGCCGTGCCAATGCACGCCACCTCCATGCCGCAGGAGCAGAAATCGTGGTGTGGAATCGCAGTGAGGCCCCCGCACAGGCTGCCGCAGCCCTGGGCATGCGCCGCGCCGCATCCTTGCCCGAGCTCGCACGCGAGATCGGTCCAGGAGTCATCTGCATCAATCTCACCACCACCGAAGTCGTCGAAGAAGTCGTCTTTGGCACAGGTGGGTTGCATGAGGGACTGCATCCAGAGGCGCTGATTGTCGATTTCGGCACCACCGGCGTGCCCCAGACGCGGAAATTCGCCGAGCGTGTGCATTGGGTCGATTCACCCGTCTCCGGCGGCCAAGTCGGCGCAGAGGCCGCAACGCTGACCATCATGGCTGGCGGCTCGGAGGCAGACTTTCAGCGTGCGCTGCCCATTTTTCAGACCGTGGGCAAAAACATCACCCACATGGGCCCCGCTGGCAGTGGCCAAGTAACCAAGCTCGCGAATCAACTCATCGTGGCTCAAACCATCGACGCCGTGGCCCAGGCGCTACGCCTCGCCGAGCTCTCGGGCGTGGATTCCGCACTCGTGCGCAAGGCCCTGCTCGGCGGCTTTGCAGAAAGTCGCATCCTCGATCTGCATGGTGACCGCATGGTGCGCCGTGACTTCGCTCCAGGAGGCCGCGCCGTGCTCCAGCTCAAAGATGTGCGGCTCATGTGCGAGCTAGCAGATAGCGCAGGACTCGACTCACCCACGCTGCGGAACTCTCTCCAGCAGTGGGAAAAATTCGTCCATGAGAAAGGCCATGGCGATCTCGATCACAGCGGCCTCTTCCGCCTTTACGAGTGA
- a CDS encoding 1-acyl-sn-glycerol-3-phosphate acyltransferase translates to MDTQPPPPEPKRGMLYRMFVSIVLALVRSVYRVKTIHAERVPPGGGVLMLSNHVSYVDAMVLASACPRMVRFVMWDVLYKIWWMNGFLRLVGTVPISPTRAKDAVRSVAEALKGGGLVCLFPEGQITRHGMVNELRKGYELMARQGSAQVLPVWLDGLYGSIFSFQGGRFFKKRPAHLRYPVTVLFGEPIDARAADVATLRSAMLALSAQAMMLRTDWRPDSTRRSAIGLRDAEWYRPGDVFWCLEPQGSVIHGIVHDLAHLLPGVKIITEAAQAAGAPIVAFCSPESLSRITDTERLIFCWDADAARITELNDARLLRGYWDAASGLLLSTEVPTPPMPVGEEALQKGRKPATLGRLLPGLALDSLTAACTLDAEGFVVIKA, encoded by the coding sequence ATGGATACCCAACCACCGCCCCCAGAGCCAAAACGCGGCATGCTCTACCGCATGTTTGTCAGCATCGTGTTGGCACTGGTGCGCTCGGTTTACCGTGTGAAAACCATCCATGCAGAGCGTGTGCCGCCAGGTGGCGGCGTGCTCATGCTCTCGAATCACGTCAGCTATGTCGATGCCATGGTGCTGGCGTCCGCATGTCCGCGCATGGTCCGCTTTGTCATGTGGGATGTGCTTTATAAGATCTGGTGGATGAATGGCTTCCTGCGCCTCGTCGGCACGGTGCCCATTTCACCTACACGGGCAAAGGATGCCGTGCGCAGCGTGGCAGAGGCGCTGAAGGGGGGCGGTCTGGTCTGCCTTTTCCCCGAGGGCCAGATCACACGCCACGGCATGGTCAATGAGCTACGCAAAGGCTACGAACTCATGGCACGCCAGGGCTCTGCCCAAGTGCTCCCGGTGTGGCTGGATGGGCTCTATGGTAGCATTTTTTCCTTTCAAGGTGGGCGCTTCTTCAAGAAACGGCCTGCGCATCTGCGCTATCCCGTCACGGTGCTCTTCGGTGAGCCGATCGATGCCCGCGCGGCGGATGTGGCGACGCTGCGCAGCGCCATGCTAGCCCTTTCTGCACAGGCGATGATGCTGCGCACGGATTGGCGGCCTGATAGCACGCGTCGGAGTGCCATTGGCCTGCGTGACGCAGAGTGGTATCGCCCAGGTGATGTGTTTTGGTGCCTAGAGCCGCAGGGCAGCGTGATTCACGGCATCGTGCATGATCTGGCGCATCTGCTACCTGGAGTGAAAATCATCACGGAAGCCGCCCAGGCCGCCGGAGCCCCCATCGTGGCTTTTTGCTCACCGGAGAGCCTTTCCCGCATCACCGACACGGAGCGACTCATCTTCTGCTGGGATGCAGATGCCGCACGCATCACAGAGCTGAATGATGCACGCCTACTCCGTGGCTATTGGGATGCCGCCAGTGGCTTGTTACTCAGCACAGAGGTCCCCACGCCGCCGATGCCCGTGGGTGAAGAGGCACTGCAAAAAGGCCGCAAGCCCGCCACGCTCGGTCGCCTGCTCCCAGGGCTCGCGCTCGACTCACTGACCGCAGCATGCACGCTCGATGCAGAGGGCTTTGTCGTGATCAAAGCGTGA
- a CDS encoding alpha/beta hydrolase: MKRLLFACVALFATSASALEMKRSIPYVENGHARHVLDIYAPAGAKNLPVVFWIHGGGWQTGDKANVQEKPTWFTGQGFVFVSINHRLLPEVDMGTLIGDVAKAFGWMHQHIAEYGGDPKRVLVGGHSSGAQLATILCADDRYLKAVGVSFVDLIGCLPVDGDTYDIPAIIEVAETRRRVHHQPQAKFGHREKFGNDPAKHLDFSAVTHVAAGKHIPPFFILHVADHPDNSAQAQRLGAVLKEAGIPVTVFGGKETNHTRINANLGTEGDAATKAVSGFVAQILKKK; the protein is encoded by the coding sequence ATGAAACGCCTTCTCTTCGCCTGCGTCGCACTCTTTGCCACTTCAGCTTCCGCTTTGGAGATGAAGAGGAGCATCCCGTATGTCGAGAATGGGCATGCGCGGCATGTGCTGGACATTTATGCGCCAGCGGGGGCGAAGAATTTGCCGGTGGTGTTTTGGATCCATGGCGGTGGGTGGCAGACGGGGGATAAGGCCAATGTGCAGGAGAAGCCGACGTGGTTCACTGGGCAGGGGTTTGTGTTTGTCTCGATCAATCACCGGCTGCTGCCGGAGGTGGACATGGGGACGCTCATTGGCGATGTGGCGAAGGCTTTTGGATGGATGCATCAGCACATCGCGGAGTATGGCGGTGATCCAAAGCGGGTGCTGGTGGGTGGGCATTCGTCTGGGGCGCAGCTTGCGACGATTCTCTGCGCGGATGATCGCTATCTGAAGGCCGTGGGCGTGTCCTTTGTGGATCTGATCGGCTGCCTGCCAGTGGATGGCGATACGTATGACATCCCGGCGATCATCGAGGTCGCTGAAACACGGCGGCGGGTGCACCACCAGCCGCAGGCGAAGTTTGGGCACCGGGAGAAGTTCGGCAATGATCCGGCGAAGCACCTGGATTTTTCTGCGGTGACCCATGTGGCGGCGGGGAAGCACATCCCGCCCTTTTTCATCCTGCACGTGGCGGATCACCCGGATAACTCCGCGCAGGCACAGCGGCTCGGTGCGGTTTTGAAGGAGGCTGGAATCCCCGTGACGGTCTTTGGCGGGAAAGAGACCAATCACACCCGCATCAATGCCAATCTCGGCACCGAAGGCGATGCAGCGACGAAGGCGGTGAGTGGGTTCGTGGCGCAGATTCTGAAGAAGAAGTAG